The DNA segment TGCGCCAGTTTTGGAGCACGCTGACAAAAGTCCGATCCAGTCGCGAACTGATCAGTTCGACGAATGATACCCCCTTGCGGATGGCCACCGAGAGCGCGGTTACGAACACGGCAAGAAAGATCAACTGGTTCTGCCAACCGTCGAGTTTCCATTGATGTTTCCAAAACCAGATGGGATGTCGGAACAGCGGCTCGGAATAACAGATCGGCCACAGGTCAGCCACAGTTGGGCCGCGTGAACCCAACAAGTCGCAAAGCAGGTGCAGATGGAAGGTAACCAGGCACAACACCGAAGTCCGCCATTTTTGCCGCGCGCCAATGGTGAGCAGACCGGTGATCAATATGGCGCCCGGCCAGCCGTGCAACAGCAGATGGTGATAAGCATGGTAATAATGAAAAGTGGCTTCCTGGCCGGTAACCCAGGCGGTCACCACGTCGGGAATCAAGCCCAGGCCGTCGGCATCCGGCAATACGCCCGCCCACGTCACCAGTTGGCGATCGCGCCGGTTGTCGGTGGCCACCGCCGCCACCAGCCAACTCCCGATGAGATGGGTAAGAGGTGACATTCAATTTATGTCATCGCGCAAACCGCCGATTGCTTGCGGCGTGAGAATTACTTTGAAGCCCATGCGTCAACCAGCTTCCGCCCGTCTTCGGCGAGGATTCCTGCGCCTTGCCGCGCCTGCAAGCGCGCTTTCTCGATGCCCGCCAGCGAAACGTCCGCCAGCAGTTTATTGATGAGATCAATGACTATTTCCCGGCTGTTCACGCTGAAAAATTATTCGCTTCCGCTGGCTTTGCAAGCGGGATTGCGGCAGAGAAAATTACGGCAATAATTTCTCACGGTGCGGCAGATGATCGCGATTCCAGCGCACGAGGGCCGCGTCGCTGGTGTCTGCAAACAAAAACTTGAGCGTCGGCGATTCCACGTGGCCGTCGCAAAAGAGCACGTTGGCTCTATCTTGGTGACGAAGAATGCTATGGTCGAAGTCGTGGGTCTGATTTCGCATGTAGATCGGCTCATCGCTCTCGCCAAGGGCGATCATTTCTGCAGGTGAAGCAACCTCGGATTCCAGGATCGGCGTGAACAGAGTGGATTCTGCTTCGAGATGACCGGCCAATCCGAAATTCGTGTAATGATTGCCGATGGGGAGAATCCCGTAGCCATTGTAGCCATAATAGGGCTGCATCTTAATTGGTCCTTCCCGCAGTTGTCCGGATGGGCATCGCCAGATGCCTTGCTGATAGTAATAAGGCACTGGGTTGGCCACCTCCAAGCCGCCCCGTTCGAGTTGCGCCAGCCACGTTCCGCCGGGGAGATGGTTGTTGGTTGGTGCTGATATTGTCGGGTAAAATTTGTAGTTCTCGACAAACACACGCAATCCAACTCCCAGTTGCCGCAGATTTGAAGCGCAAGCGATTTGCTGAGCTTTCCGCTTTGATTCAGTCAGACTCGGCAGCAGGAGTGCTGCGAGTATTCCGATAATGGCAATTACCATTAACAATTCCACCAGCGAGAAAGCTAACGATGCTCTGGCGTTCTTCTGAAGCATACTAATTTAACAACGCAAACTCATCTTGGTTGCGCTGGGTTCCGTTACACCATCGCGCGGGCGATGCTGTTCCACCAGGCGTCGTGCAGTTCAGTGAGCGGCGCAGAAAATTCGCCGCTGCCGGTCTTTATCGTCAATTGGTCGCCGCCGACTTTGCCAATCTGCACGGCGGGCACGCCCATGAGCTTGGCGCGTTCGACGACTTTCACCGCATCCAGCGTCTTGCAACTGATGACGACACGCGATTGCGTTTCGCCGAACAGCAGCGCGTCTAGGCGGGTTGTAGCTGCGTCTCGTGAGAGCGCGGCTGATTGTTCTGTTTGGTTTGCCGCGCTCTGACGAGACGCAGCTACAGCGGAAAGATCAATCGTCGCCCCAATCAACCGCGGGGTATTGCGAGCGGTGAGTTGGCTGATACAGCTTTCCGCCAGCGCCACCGCCAGGCCGCCTTCGCTGCAATCGTGCGCGCTTTTCACAAGGCCGCTTTGAATCAAGCCCAGCAAAGTGGTGTGCAAGGTTTTTGCCGTTTCCAAATCGCAACGCGGCGGCACACCGTTTTTCTGGCCGTGAATCACTTGCAGATACGCGCTGCCGCCGAGACCTTGCATCGGCGTGGTTTCCACCGCTTCCCCCAGCAGAATGATGGCGTCGCCTTCGTCCTTGAACCATTGGGTCGTGACGTATTCCGGCTTCTCGATGAGGCCGACGACGGCAATGGTCGGCGTCGGGTCAATCGGCCCGGCGGGACTTTGGTTGTAGAGCGAGCAATTGCCGCCGGTGACAGGCGCGTTGAACGCCTTGCAACCATCGGCGAGACCGCGCACGGATTCCTTGATCTGCCAGAACAACTCGGGTTTAAGCGGACTCGGCATGTTCAAGTTATCCGTCGCCCCGAGCGGCATGGCACCGGAGCAAGCCAGATTGCGACACGCCTCGGCCACGGCGGTTTTCGCGCCTTCGTAAGGATCCAGATAAACGTAACCGCCGTTGCAATCCACGGTCATCGCGATGAGTTTTTCGGGGAACGCATTGGCCTGGGTGGCAACCTGCCGATCAGTAGCTTCCGGCAAGTTGCCGGAAGCAACGGGCGAGTCGCCCGTTCCACCCTGTAAAGAATCAGCCTGCACCGGAATCGAGTCCGCTTTGATGCGAATCACCGCCGCATCGCTGCCGGGCAACACCACCGAACCAGCACGCACTTGATGATCGTATTGCCGATACACCCAGTTCTTGGATGCGATGCTCGGAAAGGCCAGGAGCTTTTTGAGAGCATAGGACACATGGGACTCATTCGGCGAATGGGTCGCATAGGTCGTATCGGGAATGCCCTCTAAGCGAAAAGCTTTCACTTCCGTGATATATGCCGGTTCGCGCGCTTCGCGATGATACACCGGTGATTCGTCCGCGATTTTGTTCGCCGGAATGTTCGCGACGATTTTTCCGCCATGCCGCACGACCATTTTGCCCGTGTCCGTAATGACGCCGATTTCCGCCCACGGCAAATCCCACTTGTCAAAAATGCGTTTCACTTCCTCCTCGCGACCTTTATGAACGACGATGAGCATCCGCTCCTGCGATTCCGACAACATGATTTCGTAACTGCTCATGTTCGGCGCGCGTTGCGGCACTTTGTCCAACTCGATCTCAATGCCCGTTCCCGCGCGGGCGGCCATTTCACAGGTGGAACAAGTGAGACCCGCCGCGCCCATGTCCTGCATTCCCGCGACCGCGCCGGTGGCAAGCAATTCCAGACATGCCTCGCACACGAGTTTTTCCATGAACGGATCGCCCACCTGCACCGCGCCGCGCTGTTGCTCGGCGGATTCCTCGGTCAAATCCTGCGAGGCAAACGCCGCACCGGCCAGACCGTCGCGCCCTGTCGCCGGGCCGACGTAAAACACCGGATTGCCCACGCCTTTCGCCGCGCCGCGCGTGATCTGTTCATGCCGCAGCACGCCGAGACAAAACGCGTTCACCAGCGGATTACCTTGATACGTCTTGTCAAAATACACCTCGCCCGCAACCGTCGGAATGCCGAAACAATTGCCGTAATGCGCGATGCCGCTGACCACGCCCGCGAACAGGCGGCGGTTGGCGGCGAGTGCGGGATTCGGAGTGCGGGGTGCGGAACCGGAATCGCCGTTCGCAGTGTCACATTCCGCATTCCGCATTCCGCACTCCGCACTTTCGGTGATTGGCCCGAAGCGCAGTGAGTTGATGGCGCAAACCGGACGCGCGCCCATGGTGAAGATGTCACGAATAATCCCGCCGACGCCGGTGGCCGCGCCCTGAAACGGCTCGACCGCGCTCGGATGGTTGTGCGACTCGATTTTGAACGCGATGGCCATGCCGTCGCCGATGTCAATGACCCCCGCGTTTTCCTCGCCCGCACCGACGAGGATTTTCGGCGATTTCGTCGGAAAGGTCTTGAGCAGCGGCCGCGTGTTTTTGTAACTGCAATGTTCGCTCCACATCACCGAAAAAATGCCAAGCTCGGTGTAAGACGGCGGGCGACCAAGGATGGCCTGGGCGTTGGCGAATTCTTCCGGTGTGAGGTTGTGTTTGGCAACCAACTCTGGGGTGATGGCGGGTTCGGTCATTTCAAAAATTAAATCGGGCGAACTTCGCAAACGGCGGCGGTGACTACCGAAAGAAGTTCAATTTCGGAGCTGCCAAGCTAAAGCCTTTGCAAGCTGTTGAAAATAAAAAACCGGGTACCCCGGCGAACGGGGTCAGGGCGCAATCAATCGGAAAAAGCGGCGCGGGCCGGTGAGCGGATTGGTGTAGGGACTCGTGGCGTTGGGAAGGCCGAAGTAATAGCCGCTGGGTGTCAAGGCGTATTGCAGGCGAAAATTCGAATTGGTCCAGCTCAACACCAGTTCTCGGTTTTGCAATTGATACTGCAACGGTACAGGCATGAGCTGCGTCGTCGGCTCCGCTTGGGCCAAGTAAACTGAAAGTTTGCCTCCCGCCGCGTGTTGCGCAACACCACCGCGCCAAACCGACTTTCTGCCCGGCGGCGCTCTCGCGGTGCCTGACGGCGATGCCATTATTCCCATTGTAAACCGGCTTCAAGCCGTGTTTCCATTGGCAGTCGCCACGCAGGATTGGCATCCGGTTATGAGACGGTCCGTTTCTGGTAGTAGGGTGGTGGTAGCTAAGTAGTAAATACTTGGTTAAACCGTGCAAGTCCCACCACCGGCTCCAATCGCGGCACAAGAAAAATGCAAACGGCGGGAGGTTGACTCCCGCCGTGGCTCGAAAATTGGAGGTCGTTTTACTTCGCCGCCTGATCTTTTTTCCAAGTGCGTTTCGGCGCCTTGGTGACCAGACCGCGCTTGAGGGCGCGAGTGGAGACGCGGATGTAACGGACTTCGCCATCCACCACGGCTTTTACCCGTTGCAAATTAGGCATGAACTTGCGCTTGGTGATGGCGGTGACGTGCGTGCCGATACCCCCCAGCTTTTTCTTCTTACCCGAACGCCAGATGATGCTGCCTTTGCGCGGGCCGATACCGGTAATTTCACAAATTCTTGCCATAAACTTTTTCCCAAATCAGGGCTGCCTACCTTATCGGATTCGCCGTTGATAGCAAGCTTTCTTTGGGGAATTTTCGTGCGCTCCCGATTCCGCGTGTTATCCTCGCCGTCCTTTATGGCTACAATCAAGCCTTTCGCCGCGCTACGTCCCCAACCCGAACTGGCCGCTCAAATCTGCGAGCTTCCGTACGATGTAATGTCGTCCGAGGAGGCGCGCGCGTTGGCGGCGGATAATCCGCTCAGTTTTCTGCACGTCAGCAAGCCGGAAATTGATCTGCCCCCGGATACCGATCCGTATGCCGCCGGGGTTTACGCCCAAGGCAGGGAGAATTTTGCGCGGTTGATCAAACAAGGCGCGCTGTATCAGGACGCGCAACCCGCTTTTTACCTGTATCGGCAAATCATGGGGGCGCACACACAGGTCGGACTGGTGGCCGCCGCCAGTTGCGCCGAATACCTGAGTGGCAGCATCAAGAAACACGAGTTCACCCGACCCGACAAGGAAGACGACCGCGTGCGGCATATCGAGGCGTTGAACGCACAGACCGGGCCGGTGTTTCTGACCTATCGCGCCGTGCCGGCGCTGGATGAATTCGTGGCGCGGCGCGTGGCCCAGCCGCCGGACGTGGATTTTACGGGCGCGGATGGCGTGCGTCACACTTCGTGGTCCGTGCGAGCGCCGGCGGACCTGCAGTTCATCGGCGAACAGTTTGCGCGAATTCCGTCGCTCTATATTGCGGATGGACATCATCGCTGCGCCGCAGCCGGGCGTATTTTCCAATCCCGGCACGGCGCCGGATCGAGCGGACAATTTCTCTCCGTCATCTTTCCGCATAACCAAATGCAAATTTTGCCGTATAACCGCGTCTTGAAAGACCGGTCGGGTTTAAGCGCCGCCCAACTGTTGGAAAAGCTGCGCGCGATTTTTGAGGTGACGCCGACGACCATCGCCGCACCGACGCGAAAACATGAACTCGGATTATTTCTGGAAGGGCAATGGCATCACCTGCATTTCAAACCACAGTTCACGGCCGCGACGGATCGTGCGGCCACGCTGGACGTGACGTTGTTGCAGCGGCACGTGCTCGAACCAATTTTTGACATTGCGGACCCGCGCACCAGTCGCCGCATCAATTTCATCGGCGGCATTCGCGGCACCGCCGAATTGGAGAAGCTCGTGCGCAGCGGTGAATACGCCTGCGCCTTCAGCCTGTTCCCGACGAGCATCGAAGATTTGATGGCGATTGCTGACGCAGACGGAATCATGCCGCCGAAGAGCACCTGGTTTGAACCGAAGCTCCGGGACGCAATGTTTTGCCATTTGATTTGAACGAGGTCGGGTCCGTCGTCAGCGACAAGCCGTGGCGGGCGCCGGTTTCGGTCAAATTTTCATCCGGACGCAAAACTCTTTCCGTGCGTTTCGGGTGATTTGTGTTCTATCTTTTCGCCGTGCCAGAGCATCGTCAATTTCTTACACGCTTTGCGTGGCTTTCCATCGGGACGGCCGTGTTGACGATTGTGCTGCGCACGGTGGCCTATCTGATCACTGGCTCGATTGGTTTGCTGGCGGACGCGGCGGAATCCCTGGTCAATCTGCTCGGCGCGGTCATGGCGCTGGCGATGTTGACCATTGCCGCGCGTCCGGCGGATGAAGATCACGCGCACGGCCACGGCAAAGCCGAGTATTTTTCCAGCGGACTTGAGGGAGGGTTGATCCTGGTTGCCAGCGTTGGAATTGCCATTGCGGCGGGGATGCGTTTGCTGACGCCGCAACCTTTGGCCGCGCTGGGCGTGGGGCTTGCGGTTTCAGCGGTGGCGGCGCTGGCCAATTTCGTGGTCGCACTTTTCATTGCGCGCGCCGCGCGCCGCTACGATTCCATCACGCTCGAGGCGAACGCCAAGCATCTGCTGGCCGACGTTTGGACGAGCTTGGGCATCCTCGTGGGAGTGGGGTTGGTGGCCATCACCGGCTGGCACCTGTTGGATCCCCTGGTCGCCTTGATTGTTGCCGCCAATATCGCGTGGACTTCCATCGGCATCATGCGCCGGTCCGTGGCCGGGCTGATGGACGTTTCATTATCCGCCGCCGACCTGGAGGCGGTGCGAAAAGTTTTCAAACCCCACGAAGCCGCAGGCATCGCTTTTCACGCGTTGCGCACGCGTCAAGCCGGCGCGCAAAAATTCATCTCAGTGCATGTGCTGGTGCCGGGGGATTGGACCGTGCAACGCGGCCATGAGTTGCTCGAAACCATCGAAGCCGAGTTGCGCCGCGTGGTTTCTGAAGCGGTCGTCCTGACGCACTTGGAATCACTGGACGACCCGGCTTCCTGGGAGGATGAGGAGTTGGAGCGCAAGAAGTTTGACTGATCGGCGCGATGGATTACTTATGCGGCTGAAGTTTGCGCGCGCTTGAGCAAATCGGCGTAACCTTCCCGATAGCTGGGATAGATCAGCTTCACCCCCAGTTCTGCCTTCAATTTACGATTCGAGACGCGCTTGTTGGTCAAGCCGCGCTTACGGCCAGTGGTGGTTTCCAGCGTGGTGGGAGGCGGGGGCCGATGCCACTGGTGCGACAACCAGCGGAAAAACTCCAACTGACTTACCGGCGCATCATCCACCACATTGTAAATCGCTCCGGCGCGAGCGGTTTCCAGCGCCGTAATGATCGTGTGAATCAGGTCGGTGCGATGAATCATGTTGAGCGTCCGTCCACCCTCACCTTCAATCCGCGCTTCGCCCCGCAAAAATTGCTTTAGCAGGTAGCCGCGGTCCGGCCCATAGATGCCCGCGACGCGCAAGACAACCGCCGCAAAGGGCTTTGCCAACGCCGCGCTCAACAAGGTTTGCTCGGTTTCGAGCAGAATTCTGGCGGTCGCGGTGGTTGGCGCGGTGACGCTGGTTTCGTCCACCTCCGAACCGTCATTCTGTCCATACACTCCCGTGCTGCTGGTGTAGAGAAAGCGTGTCGGCCGCCTCGGTTGCGGATCGAGCCAGTGGATCAAATTTCGCATTCCCTCGAGATACAACCGCTGGTAATCCATCGCGTCACCACCACCGGAGGCGACGCAATTCACCACCCAATCGAAGTCGCGCGGCAAGGTTTGCAGTGAGGCGGGTTGAGTGATGTCCGCCGTCAGCAAGGTGACCGGATTAGGCGGGGATGACGGCGCGATCAGTTTCTCAGGCGAGCGGCGCAGACCGAACGTTGTGTGCCCGCGTCGCGCCAGTTCCAGCGCCAACGGCCAGCCGACATAACCACAACCTACAACGAGTACGCGCATTGTTTTAATCTCTTGCAACCACAGCGTTGTAAGCTGCCGCCAATCGTGGCGTCAACGGGGAACGCGCCAGCGGCACACCATTCAGAGCGATGGCTTCCACCACGCCGAGGGAACTCAACGTCAGAAAAACGCCCTGAACTTTACCCAGCGCGGCGGGCGTGATCCGTTGTTCGCGCACGGCCAAATTCAGATCGCGACACAGCTCCAGCACGACGGCACGCGTGACGCCCGGTAAAATTCCGCTGTCCGCCGGCGCGGTGCAAACGGCGTCGTTCTCGATCCAAAACAGATTGGCCGTACTGCCTTCAATCACGAAACCATCGGTGCTTTTCAGCAATGCCTCGTCGGCGCCGGCGGCGTCCGCTTCCGCGCGCGCCAAAATCTGCGGCAGTTTGTTGGCGGTCTTGACGCGGGCCAATTTCGAGTCGGCCGGCAGCGTGATGGACGTGGTTTGCAGCTTCCATTGAGCGTAAGGGCAGACGGAGTTGTCCGCGGTCGCATTAATTTTCGGAAGCGGATGCAAACTCATGACGAGGGTGGGCGCGGTGGCCGCTCGGGGCGAGTAACCGCGCGCGCCGACGCCGCGCGATACGGTCAATCGCAGCAGCGATTCGGGCATTTGATTTAGGATCACCAGTTCGGCAATCCATCCCGCGAAATCCTCCTCTGATCCGGGTAATTGGATTCCCAAAAGTTCGCAACCTGCGCGCAGCCGTTCCAAGTGGTTTGCCCAGCGGAACGGGCGACCTCGCGTCAGCCGCATGGTTTCAAACAAGCCGTCACCGTAGAGAAATGAGCGATCAAAGACCGAGACGGTGGCCTGCGCATCCGGAACAAATTGGCCGTTGAGAAATACGATCATGCGCGCGCCACGGGTTGCGGATGGGGTTGGGACGGATTGAGCGCGGCCAGAAAACCGCGCGCCTTGGCCAGGGTCTCCTCGTATTCTGCCGCGGGATCGGAATCGGCCACGATGCCCGCGCCAACGTAGAAATAGGCGCACTCGTTTCTGCAGATCGCGGTGCGGATGCTGATGCTCAACTGACTTTGCCGGTTAAAACCCAGGTAACCGTGACAACCGCAATACGGTCCCCGGGCCACCGGTTCCAGTTCATCAATAATTTCCATGGCGCGGAACTTCGGCGCGCCGGTGATGCTGCCACCGGGGAACGCCGCCGCCAGCGCCTGCCAATGGGTCACTTCCGGGCGCAACCGCCCGCGCACCGTGGAGATGAGATGTTGCACTTGGGCGAACCGTTCCAAGCGCGCCAGCTCCGTCACGCGCACGCTGCCGTAGGCGCAAAACCTCCCGAGATCGTTCCGCAGCAGGTCCGTGATCATCACCAGTTCCGCGCGTTCCTTCGGACTCGATTGCAGTTCGTGCGCCAGCCGCTCATCCTGAGCCGGGGTCGCGCCGCGAGGCCGCGTGCCTTTGATGGGTTGCGTGATGATCTCCGCGTCGTGGATGCGGAGAAATTGTTCCGGCGAAGACGAGGCCAGTTGGAAATCGCCGCCATCAATAAACGCCGCGAACGGCGCGGGGGAAGCGGCGGTCAATCGGAGGAACAATTCCCAACCGGACGCCGACCAGGGCGCGACGAGCCGTTGCGACAGGTTGACCTGATAAATGTCGCCCGCACGAATGTAACGCTGCGCCTGAGTGATCGCGGCAAGAAAATCAGCGCGCGTACGATTGGACGTGAACTCCCGGCGCGCGTCGGTCGCGTCAAATGCTTCTGCCGGACCTGGAGGCTGAGCCAGCCGGTCCGACCAAAATTCAAGTTGTTCGCGCTGGCGGGTTTCGGAACGGTTGCCATCGGCGCCAAGTCCGGTCGCAACGATCCAGGTGGTTCCCAGCCGATGATCGAAGACGACCAGACTGGCGTAAAAACCAACGTGACTATCGGGCAATTGCAAATCATTGCTGGCGCGGCGCGGCAGTTTGGTCTCGGTAAAATTTTTGAGGTCGTAACCCCAATAGCCGAAGCAACCGCCGAGCGGGAACGGGCTGTCGTGTGGTTCTTGAAATTCGTAGCGCGACCAGAACGCGCCGAGGCTTTGCCAGGGATTATCTATGCGCGTTTCGCGAAGTTGCGGTTCCGTCGCGGTTTCGGTGTGGAAGATTTCACAACGCGAGTCGGTGGAGCGAAATTGCATGAACGGTCGCGCGGTGACGAAGGAATAGCGCGATGCTTCGGAAGGTGCGCCAGCGCTCCGCAGCACGACCAACCCCGGCGAACCGCGCAATTGTGCGCCCAACGATTCCGGCGTGTGGGCGGTGGTCAATTCCTGAATGAGGGGGCGCAGTT comes from the Verrucomicrobiia bacterium genome and includes:
- a CDS encoding metal-dependent hydrolase codes for the protein MSPLTHLIGSWLVAAVATDNRRDRQLVTWAGVLPDADGLGLIPDVVTAWVTGQEATFHYYHAYHHLLLHGWPGAILITGLLTIGARQKWRTSVLCLVTFHLHLLCDLLGSRGPTVADLWPICYSEPLFRHPIWFWKHQWKLDGWQNQLIFLAVFVTALSVAIRKGVSFVELISSRLDRTFVSVLQNWRNRLGKVRRSDAK
- a CDS encoding prepilin-type N-terminal cleavage/methylation domain-containing protein; this encodes MLQKNARASLAFSLVELLMVIAIIGILAALLLPSLTESKRKAQQIACASNLRQLGVGLRVFVENYKFYPTISAPTNNHLPGGTWLAQLERGGLEVANPVPYYYQQGIWRCPSGQLREGPIKMQPYYGYNGYGILPIGNHYTNFGLAGHLEAESTLFTPILESEVASPAEMIALGESDEPIYMRNQTHDFDHSILRHQDRANVLFCDGHVESPTLKFLFADTSDAALVRWNRDHLPHREKLLP
- the purL gene encoding phosphoribosylformylglycinamidine synthase subunit PurL, with protein sequence MTEPAITPELVAKHNLTPEEFANAQAILGRPPSYTELGIFSVMWSEHCSYKNTRPLLKTFPTKSPKILVGAGEENAGVIDIGDGMAIAFKIESHNHPSAVEPFQGAATGVGGIIRDIFTMGARPVCAINSLRFGPITESAECGMRNAECDTANGDSGSAPRTPNPALAANRRLFAGVVSGIAHYGNCFGIPTVAGEVYFDKTYQGNPLVNAFCLGVLRHEQITRGAAKGVGNPVFYVGPATGRDGLAGAAFASQDLTEESAEQQRGAVQVGDPFMEKLVCEACLELLATGAVAGMQDMGAAGLTCSTCEMAARAGTGIEIELDKVPQRAPNMSSYEIMLSESQERMLIVVHKGREEEVKRIFDKWDLPWAEIGVITDTGKMVVRHGGKIVANIPANKIADESPVYHREAREPAYITEVKAFRLEGIPDTTYATHSPNESHVSYALKKLLAFPSIASKNWVYRQYDHQVRAGSVVLPGSDAAVIRIKADSIPVQADSLQGGTGDSPVASGNLPEATDRQVATQANAFPEKLIAMTVDCNGGYVYLDPYEGAKTAVAEACRNLACSGAMPLGATDNLNMPSPLKPELFWQIKESVRGLADGCKAFNAPVTGGNCSLYNQSPAGPIDPTPTIAVVGLIEKPEYVTTQWFKDEGDAIILLGEAVETTPMQGLGGSAYLQVIHGQKNGVPPRCDLETAKTLHTTLLGLIQSGLVKSAHDCSEGGLAVALAESCISQLTARNTPRLIGATIDLSAVAASRQSAANQTEQSAALSRDAATTRLDALLFGETQSRVVISCKTLDAVKVVERAKLMGVPAVQIGKVGGDQLTIKTGSGEFSAPLTELHDAWWNSIARAMV
- the rpmB gene encoding 50S ribosomal protein L28, which produces MARICEITGIGPRKGSIIWRSGKKKKLGGIGTHVTAITKRKFMPNLQRVKAVVDGEVRYIRVSTRALKRGLVTKAPKRTWKKDQAAK
- a CDS encoding DUF1015 family protein, producing MATIKPFAALRPQPELAAQICELPYDVMSSEEARALAADNPLSFLHVSKPEIDLPPDTDPYAAGVYAQGRENFARLIKQGALYQDAQPAFYLYRQIMGAHTQVGLVAAASCAEYLSGSIKKHEFTRPDKEDDRVRHIEALNAQTGPVFLTYRAVPALDEFVARRVAQPPDVDFTGADGVRHTSWSVRAPADLQFIGEQFARIPSLYIADGHHRCAAAGRIFQSRHGAGSSGQFLSVIFPHNQMQILPYNRVLKDRSGLSAAQLLEKLRAIFEVTPTTIAAPTRKHELGLFLEGQWHHLHFKPQFTAATDRAATLDVTLLQRHVLEPIFDIADPRTSRRINFIGGIRGTAELEKLVRSGEYACAFSLFPTSIEDLMAIADADGIMPPKSTWFEPKLRDAMFCHLI
- a CDS encoding cation diffusion facilitator family transporter, with product MFYLFAVPEHRQFLTRFAWLSIGTAVLTIVLRTVAYLITGSIGLLADAAESLVNLLGAVMALAMLTIAARPADEDHAHGHGKAEYFSSGLEGGLILVASVGIAIAAGMRLLTPQPLAALGVGLAVSAVAALANFVVALFIARAARRYDSITLEANAKHLLADVWTSLGILVGVGLVAITGWHLLDPLVALIVAANIAWTSIGIMRRSVAGLMDVSLSAADLEAVRKVFKPHEAAGIAFHALRTRQAGAQKFISVHVLVPGDWTVQRGHELLETIEAELRRVVSEAVVLTHLESLDDPASWEDEELERKKFD
- a CDS encoding SDR family oxidoreductase, which codes for MRVLVVGCGYVGWPLALELARRGHTTFGLRRSPEKLIAPSSPPNPVTLLTADITQPASLQTLPRDFDWVVNCVASGGGDAMDYQRLYLEGMRNLIHWLDPQPRRPTRFLYTSSTGVYGQNDGSEVDETSVTAPTTATARILLETEQTLLSAALAKPFAAVVLRVAGIYGPDRGYLLKQFLRGEARIEGEGGRTLNMIHRTDLIHTIITALETARAGAIYNVVDDAPVSQLEFFRWLSHQWHRPPPPTTLETTTGRKRGLTNKRVSNRKLKAELGVKLIYPSYREGYADLLKRAQTSAA
- a CDS encoding aminotransferase class IV is translated as MIVFLNGQFVPDAQATVSVFDRSFLYGDGLFETMRLTRGRPFRWANHLERLRAGCELLGIQLPGSEEDFAGWIAELVILNQMPESLLRLTVSRGVGARGYSPRAATAPTLVMSLHPLPKINATADNSVCPYAQWKLQTTSITLPADSKLARVKTANKLPQILARAEADAAGADEALLKSTDGFVIEGSTANLFWIENDAVCTAPADSGILPGVTRAVVLELCRDLNLAVREQRITPAALGKVQGVFLTLSSLGVVEAIALNGVPLARSPLTPRLAAAYNAVVARD
- the pabB gene encoding aminodeoxychorismate synthase component I produces the protein MKLRPLIQELTTAHTPESLGAQLRGSPGLVVLRSAGAPSEASRYSFVTARPFMQFRSTDSRCEIFHTETATEPQLRETRIDNPWQSLGAFWSRYEFQEPHDSPFPLGGCFGYWGYDLKNFTETKLPRRASNDLQLPDSHVGFYASLVVFDHRLGTTWIVATGLGADGNRSETRQREQLEFWSDRLAQPPGPAEAFDATDARREFTSNRTRADFLAAITQAQRYIRAGDIYQVNLSQRLVAPWSASGWELFLRLTAASPAPFAAFIDGGDFQLASSSPEQFLRIHDAEIITQPIKGTRPRGATPAQDERLAHELQSSPKERAELVMITDLLRNDLGRFCAYGSVRVTELARLERFAQVQHLISTVRGRLRPEVTHWQALAAAFPGGSITGAPKFRAMEIIDELEPVARGPYCGCHGYLGFNRQSQLSISIRTAICRNECAYFYVGAGIVADSDPAAEYEETLAKARGFLAALNPSQPHPQPVARA